In Humulus lupulus chromosome 7, drHumLupu1.1, whole genome shotgun sequence, the following are encoded in one genomic region:
- the LOC133791476 gene encoding uncharacterized protein LOC133791476: MKVGDQVVARLHLEEVEVEASFWRNAIVCIVLGANPHFRVFEGFIKCIWGNLGIEKIVRMHSGFTLVNFRDETTRDLILETGVIHFDRKPVVLRPWTTDLDSVRMVKSVPVWIRLNGLGLQYWGKKSLSALVSTIGKPIMVDKVTQSRDMVKYARVLVDMEISDHPPKSIASINERGQLVEQLVEYEWLPSKCAACAQLGHIVADCNKGK; this comes from the coding sequence atGAAAGTTGGGGACCAGGTTGTAGCTAGGCTTCATCTGGAAGAGGTGGAGGTTGAGGCGTCATTCTGGAGGAATGCCATTGTCTGTATCGTTCTAGGTGCCAACCCTCATTTTCGAGTATTTGAGGGTTTCATCAAATGTATTTGGGGAAATCTGGGGATTGAAAAGATTGTGCGTATGCACTCAGGCTTTACTCTGGTTAATTTCAGGGATGAGACCACTCGAGACCTGATTTTGGAAACAGGGGTTATTCACTTTGATAGAAAACCAGTCGTACTTCGCCCTTGGACTACAGATTTGGATTCGGTTAGAATGGTCAAATCTGTCCCAGTTTGGATTCGCTTGAATGGGTTGGGATTGCAATATTGGGGTAAGAAGAGCCTTAGTGCACTGGTGAGTACTATTGGCAAACCTATTATGGTGGACAAGGTGACTCAGAGCAGAGATATGGTGAAATATGCTCGGGTATTGGTTGACATGGAGATTTCGGATCATCCTCCTAAGAGCATTGCTTCTATTAATGAACGAGGTCAGTTAGTTGAGCAATTGGTTGAGTATGAATGGCTCCCATCTAAGTGTGCTGCTTGTGCTCAATTAGGGCATATTGTGGCTGATTGTAACAAGGGGAAATGA